A single window of Rana temporaria chromosome 1, aRanTem1.1, whole genome shotgun sequence DNA harbors:
- the LOC120941191 gene encoding apoptosis regulator R1 isoform X2, with protein sequence MAQSDPRSRSLVEDFVQYKLCQRGLLPEPVGPPSCGLHSAMRAAGDEFEERFRQAFSEISTQIHVTPGTAYAHFAEVAGGLFQGGVNWGRVVAFFVFGAALCAECVNKEMAPLLPRIQDWMVTFLETNLRDWMQSNGGWNGFLALYGDGAIEEARRQREGNWASLKTVLTGAVALGALMTVGALFASK encoded by the exons ATGGCGCAGTCTGACCCAAGATCTCGGTCCCTGGTGGAAGATTTTGTCCAGTACAAGCTGTGTCAGCGGGGTTTGCTTCCAGAGCCAGTTGGACCTCCATCCTGTGGTCTACATTCAGCTATGCGTGCTGCAGGGGATGAGTTTGAAGAACGTTTCCGACAGGCATTCAGTGAAATATCCACACAGATACACGTAACCCCTGGCACAGCTTATGCACATTTTGCGGAGGTGGCAGGTGGTCTTTTCCAAGGTGGGGTTAACTGGGGTCGTGTGGTGGCATTCTTTGTGTTTGGAGCGGCACTTTGTGCAGAATGTGTCAACAAAGAGATGGCTCCCCTTCTACCACGGATCCAAGACTGGATGGTGACCTTTTTGGAGACCAACTTGAGAGACTGGATGCAGAGCAACGGGGGATGG AATGGGTTCCTGGCCCTGTATGGCGATGGTGCTATAGAAGAAGCAAGAAGACAACGTGAAGGAAACTGGGCTTCTCTGAAAACAGTACTGACTGGGGCAGTGGCTCTTGGGGCTCTTATGACTGTAGGAGCTCTGTTTGCCAGCAAATGA